One window of the Anolis sagrei isolate rAnoSag1 chromosome 5, rAnoSag1.mat, whole genome shotgun sequence genome contains the following:
- the BBS12 gene encoding Bardet-Biedl syndrome 12 protein, which yields MRKGRNRIQKGLTRQWPFSNTGYLVIMAFRSMSSKKHIGLQELSALASTGRTLLGPVKSSKFIINESTLDSILICSAARLLENLDFNSAVGQLLNESIQAQEKEYKTGTTTLLFLVSAWSNAVLECLQQDVPVSIIVSVMSEGLNSCIEHVQGLALSLHDIHQRRDDVPIECEDKASTVVDVSCSIIGTQAVEIENPDLKTNNTVLNPLVQLYNCEGKSGGIFTEKASTYNSGVKCGYQELFGDTAYSSAKLVDTSCIFTGCKTVIDKEQHLQNCQSGVSSCNQRSKVTHSRYFNNIKEIPLPWQLDRSKKHFDELCELAMSLSHGSWPAMKLVQDVLSYQLHSVNIMALPFQVNLSEVVTCCLPGVSESHSCVYPGYTTLICPEKAVIAKHFQDEPLRVILVDGDLSETYHHLGFNRPQNVRILFESASDLENSQRSWVDSMLDILIQFGINLVLVQGAICRSLEQRCLLNNILVVNGVACNALRAFGAITGTERVTYLTQVNERCVGKGIYMKLCETPESSGMELNGQMLVSLIAKGIPLTTVVLGCPVMSKMQATEDNFWTCASRVHHALLDQAVFPGGGTVEFLCLSYLGNLEKATKISKGGFNAGISWFGKYSEQYQPLVLSALARGWHQYLCTIMCNTTKCTSELEASTFIQQHLQKAATCDSPAVYILDEFKKGRMGVASIEYVGTHEKAPKVYDNVGAKTEAWRRALDLVLLVLQTDAEIITGPQRDQLLKSQVTSEFLFL from the exons atgcgcaaaggaaGGAACAGAATTCAGAAGGGACTAACGAGGCAGTGGCCCTTCAGCAACACTGG ATATCTTGTGATCATGGCTTTCAGAAGTATGAGCAGTAAGAAACATATTGGACTTCAAGAGCTTTCAGCTTTGGCATCCACTGGAAGGACCCTTTTAGGACCGGTGAAATCATCCAAATTTATAATTAACGAAAGTACTCTGGACAGTATCTTGATTTGTTCTGCAGCGAGACTTCTAGAAAACTTGGATTTCAATAGTGCTGTTGGACAGCTTCTTAACGAGTCCATCCAGGCGCAGGAGAAAGAATATAAAACTGGAACGACTACACTATTATTTCTAGTCAGTGCATGGAGCAATGCTGTCCTTGAATGCCTTCAGCAGGATGTTCCTGTTTCAATAATAGTATCTGTGATGTCCGAAGGTCTGAATTCTTGCATTGAACATGTGCAAGGCCTTGCGTTATCACTGCACGATATACACCAAAGGCGAGATGATGTTCCTATAGAATGTGAAGACAAGGCATCAACGGTTGTTGACGTCAGTTGTAGCATTATCGGAACACAGGCTGTGGAAATTGAAAACCCAGATCTCAAAACAAACAACACTGTTTTAAATCCACTTGTACAGCTGTACAATTGTGAGGGAAAATCAGGTGGTATCTTCACTGAGAAAGCAAGCACATACAATTCTGGGGTAAAGTGTGGGTATCAAGAGCTATTTGGTGACACAGCATATTCATCAGCGAAATTAGTAGATACCAGTTGTATTTTCACAGGATGTAAAACTGTCATCGACAAAGAACAGCATTTGCAAAATTGTCAATCTGGGGTATCAAGCTGCAACCAAAGATCAAAAGTAACCCATAGTAGATACTTCAATAACATAAAGGAAATACCTTTACCCTGGCAACTAGATCGATCCAAAAAACATTTTGATGAGCTCTGTGAACTAGCAATGTCACTTAGCCATGGAAGCTGGCCTGCCATGAAATTGGTGCAGGATGTTCTCAGCTACCAGTTGCATAGTGTCAACATAATGGCTCTTCCTTTCCAAGTTAACCTTTCAGAGGTCGTGACTTGTTGTTTACCAGGTGTCTCTGAAAGCCATTCTTGTGTTTATCCTGGTTACACAACTTTAATATGCCCAGAGAAAGCGGTCATTGCGAAGCACTTTCAGGATGAGCCTCTTCGTGTTATTCTTGTAGATGGGGACCTAAGTGAAACCTATCACCATTTGGGCTTTAACAGGCCACAGAATGTAAGAATCCTCTTTGAAAGTGCATCTGATCTGGAAAACAGCCAGAGATCTTGGGTGGATTCTATGCTAGATATTCTGATTCAGTTTGGGATAAATTTAGTTTTGGTACAAGGTGCGATCTGTAGAAGTTTGGAACAACGCTGTCTGTTGAATAACATATTGGTGGTTAATGGAGTCGCTTGCAATGCATTGAGGGCTTTTGGTGCTATTACAGGCACAGAACGGGTGACCTACCTCACCCAAGTGAATGAGCGTTGTGTTGGCAAAGGCATCTATATGAAGCTCTGTGAAACTCCGGAGTCAAGTGGAATGGAGCTGAATGGCCAAATGCTGGTTTCTTTAATAGCAAAAGGAATTCCCCTGACGACTGTGGTGCTTGGTTGCCCTGTTATGTCCAAGATGCAAGCCACTGAAGATAACTTTTGGACATGTGCTTCCCGTGTGCATCATGCCCTTCTTGACCAAGCAGTCTTTCCAGGAGGTGGCACTGTGGAATTCCTATGTCTCAGTTATCTTGGGAACTTGGAGAAAGCAACCAAAATTTCTAAAGGAGGTTTTAATGCTGGCATCTCTTGGTTTGGAAAATATTCAGAACAATATCAACCTTTGGTGCTCAGTGCTTTGGCACGTGGTTGGCACCAGTACCTTTGCACTATCATGTGCAACACCACAAAATGCACATCTGAATTAGAAGCTAGCACCTTCATACAACAGCATCTCCAAAAAGCAGCAACCTGTGATTCTCCAGCAGTGTACATACTAGATGAGTTTAAGAAGGGTAGGATGGGAGTTGCAAGCATTGAATATGTTGGGACGCATGAAAAGGCTCCAAAAGTATATGATAATGTTGGGGCTAAGACAGAAGCATGGCGAAGGGCTCTAGATTTGGTGCTCTTAGTGCTTCAGACAGATGCTGAAATTATCACAGGCCCTCAGAGGGATCAGTTGCTCAAATCACAGGTCACAAGTGAGTTCCTGTTTTTGTAG